Proteins encoded together in one Labrus mixtus chromosome 18, fLabMix1.1, whole genome shotgun sequence window:
- the mboat2a gene encoding lysophospholipid acyltransferase 2 isoform X2, protein MVFAGLENMHKYCFIVTLGYLISCQITRVYVFDYGMYSADFTGPMMVITQKITSLAFEIHDGLTKRDVQLTPSQNYLAIRRMPSLLEYLSYNCNFMGILAGPTCSYNDYMAFIEGTGYQPRHQENANGKENGKYKQSEPSPKNDVISKLCTCAISLGIYLSLCQLLPVEHAIDDEFVSTTPFYLQVIYLYLAMLALRPKYYFVWTLADAINNAAGFGFNGYNKDGSPRWDLISNLRILDIEFATSFKSFLDNWNIQTALWLKRVCYERSAINPTAATFLLSAMWHGVYPGYYLTFLTGIVMTMAARAIRHNIRPYFLVCDSYRKIYDVITWAWTQIAISYTVAPFVLLAVGPSLKFYRSWYYCLHLLCLLVVLVLPVKSRRRQANEQQDGLQKDSVQDNQIEHHSTDNNCNQKDKAT, encoded by the exons GTACTGCTTCATCGTGACACTTGGCTACCTGATTTCGTGTCAGATCACACGAGTCTATGTGTTTGACTATGGCATGTACTCTGCAGATTTCACAGG GCCCATGATGGTTATAACACAGAAGATTACAAGCTTGGCATTTGAAATACACGACG GTTTGACCAAGCGAGATGTGCAGCTGACTCCCAGCCAGAATTACCTCGCTATCAG GCGGATGCCAAGCCTGCTGGAGTACCTGAGCTACAACTGTAACTTCATGGGCATCCTGGCAGGCCCCACCTGCTCATACAACGACTACATGGCCTTCATCGAAGGCACGGGCTACCAGCCACGCCACCAGGAGAATGCCAACGGCAAAGAGAACGGGAAGTACAAGCAGAGTGAACCCTCTCCCAAG AATGACGTCATCTCCAAGCTGTGCACATGTGCCATCTCTCTGGGCATCTATCTGTCGCTGTGCCAGCTGCTCCCCGTGGAGCACGCCATCGATGACGAGTTTGTCAGCACCACGCCGTTCTACCTACAGGTTATCTACCTTTACCTGGCCATGCTTGCTCTGAGGCCCAAGTACTACTTTGTCTGGACTCTTG CTGATGCTATCAATAACGCCGCAGGATTCGGCTTCAATGGTTACAACAAAGATGGCTCCCCACGGTGGGACCTGATATCAAATCTCAGAATTCTGGATATTGAG tttgcCACCAGTTTCAAGAGTTTCCTTGACAACTGGAATATCCAGACAGCCCTTTGGCTCAAAAG GGTTTGCTACGAGCGCTCTGCCATCAACCCCACAGCTGCCACTTTCCTGCTGTCAGCCATGTGGCACGGGGTGTACCCCGGCTACTATCTGACCTTCCTCACTGGCATTGTCATGACGATGGCTGCACGAGCA ataaggCACAACATCAGACCATACTTCCTGGTATGTGACTCGTACAGAAAGATCTATGATGTCATCACGTGGGCATGGACTCAGATTGCCATCAGCTACACAGTGGCACCATTCGTCCTATTGGCTGTGGGGCCATCACTTAAATTCTACAG GTCCTGGTACTACTGCTTACATCTTCTCTGTCTCCTGGTGGTTTTGGTCTTGCCTGTCAAATCGAGACGCCGGCAGGCCAACGAGCAGCAGGACGGCCTGCAGAAGGACAGTGTACAGGACAACCAGATAGAGCACCACAGCACAGACAACAACTGCAACCAGAAAGACAAAGCCACATGA